A genomic segment from Actinoplanes sichuanensis encodes:
- a CDS encoding VOC family protein, with translation MRVHGISWVGVKTDSYRAMRNFLAEVAGLRLDGERGEFAVFGLPDGGKVEIFGSGADDPPEQFAREKVVAGLLVDDVAAAAAELREAGIELIGPVEDGGDGYRWQHFRAPDGKVFELVQNPVALRRFHQPSPEALQ, from the coding sequence ATGCGTGTTCACGGAATCTCCTGGGTCGGGGTGAAGACCGATTCGTATCGGGCGATGCGAAACTTCCTCGCCGAGGTCGCCGGGTTGCGGCTCGACGGTGAGCGGGGTGAATTCGCCGTGTTCGGGCTGCCCGACGGTGGCAAGGTGGAGATCTTCGGGTCCGGCGCGGATGATCCGCCGGAGCAGTTCGCCCGGGAGAAGGTCGTCGCCGGACTACTCGTCGACGATGTCGCCGCGGCCGCCGCCGAACTCCGGGAGGCCGGAATCGAGCTGATCGGGCCGGTGGAGGACGGCGGCGACGGATATCGGTGGCAGCACTTCCGGGCGCCGGACGGCAAGGTCTTCGAGCTGGTGCAGAATCCGGTGGCGCTACGACGGTTCCATCAGCCGAGCCCGGAGGCGCTGCAGTAG